A DNA window from Pseudomonas sp. B21-056 contains the following coding sequences:
- a CDS encoding DUF484 family protein gives MTDTPQVPAPQPDESSSPLPEAAAVAAYLEAHPDFFVQREDLLSVMRIPHRRGDTVSLVEHQMKILRERNIEMRHRLSHLMDVARDNDRLFDKTRRLILALMDASTLEDLVMSVEDSLRQDFQVPFVSLILFGDNAMPVGRWVTHAEAQTAIGGLLTENKSVSGSLREHELDFLFGEEQRKQIGSTAVVAIAHQGVHGVLAIASRDPQHYKSSVGTLFLSYIAEVTGRVLPRVAGSLRSVR, from the coding sequence ATGACCGACACGCCACAGGTTCCAGCGCCACAGCCCGATGAATCCTCGAGCCCGCTTCCGGAGGCCGCGGCAGTGGCCGCTTACCTGGAGGCTCATCCGGACTTTTTCGTTCAGCGTGAAGACTTGCTTTCAGTGATGCGCATCCCCCACCGGCGCGGCGACACCGTGTCGCTGGTGGAGCATCAGATGAAGATCCTGCGCGAACGCAACATCGAAATGCGCCATCGCCTGTCGCACCTGATGGACGTCGCCCGGGACAACGACCGGCTCTTCGACAAGACCCGCCGCCTGATCCTGGCCCTGATGGACGCCAGCACCCTCGAAGACCTGGTCATGAGCGTCGAAGACAGCCTGCGCCAGGATTTCCAGGTGCCTTTTGTCAGCCTGATCCTGTTCGGTGACAACGCCATGCCGGTGGGCCGCTGGGTGACCCACGCCGAAGCCCAGACGGCCATTGGCGGCCTGCTCACGGAAAACAAAAGCGTCAGCGGCAGCCTGCGCGAACATGAGCTGGATTTCCTGTTCGGCGAAGAACAGCGCAAGCAGATCGGCTCCACCGCCGTCGTCGCCATCGCTCATCAAGGCGTACACGGCGTGTTGGCCATCGCCAGCCGTGATCCCCAGCACTACAAGAGTTCGGTGGGCACGCTGTTCCTCAGCTACATCGCCGAAGTCACCGGCCGGGTGCTGCCACGGGTTGCCGGTTCGCTGCGCTCGGTACGCTGA
- the xerC gene encoding tyrosine recombinase XerC, which translates to MERQLEAYCEHLRSERQVSPHTLSAYRRDLEKVLGWCQKQNVGSWQALDIQRLRSLVARLHQQGQSSRSLARLLSAVRGLYHYLNREGLCDHDPATGLAPPKGERRLPKTLDTDRALQLLEGAVEDDFLARRDQAILELFYSSGLRLSELTGLNLDQLDLADGMVQVLGKGSKTRLLPIGRKAREALELWLPLRALSNPADDAVFVSQQGRRLGPRAIQVRVKAAGERELGQNLHPHMLRHSFASHVLESSQDLRAVQELLGHSDIKTTQIYTHLDFQHLATVYDSAHPRAKRIKGDES; encoded by the coding sequence ATGGAACGACAGCTGGAGGCCTACTGCGAGCACCTGCGCAGTGAGCGCCAGGTGTCACCCCACACGTTGTCGGCCTATCGTCGCGACCTGGAAAAAGTCCTGGGCTGGTGTCAGAAACAGAACGTTGGCAGTTGGCAGGCGCTGGACATCCAGCGCCTGCGCAGCCTGGTCGCACGCCTGCATCAGCAAGGGCAATCTTCCCGTAGCCTGGCGCGCCTGCTCTCAGCGGTACGTGGGCTGTATCACTACCTCAACCGCGAAGGCCTGTGCGATCACGATCCGGCCACCGGCCTGGCGCCGCCCAAGGGCGAGCGTCGGCTGCCGAAAACCCTCGACACCGACCGCGCCCTGCAACTGCTTGAAGGCGCGGTCGAAGATGACTTCCTGGCGCGCCGGGACCAGGCGATTCTCGAACTGTTCTATTCCTCCGGCCTCAGGCTTTCCGAGCTGACAGGGCTGAACCTGGATCAACTGGACCTGGCCGATGGCATGGTCCAGGTGCTCGGCAAGGGCAGCAAGACCCGCCTGCTGCCCATTGGCCGCAAGGCCCGGGAGGCACTGGAACTGTGGCTGCCGTTGCGGGCGCTGAGCAATCCTGCCGATGACGCGGTATTCGTCAGCCAACAGGGTCGGCGCCTCGGTCCCCGGGCGATCCAGGTGCGGGTCAAGGCGGCCGGCGAACGCGAGCTGGGGCAGAACCTGCACCCGCACATGCTCAGGCACTCCTTCGCCAGCCATGTGCTGGAGTCCTCCCAGGACCTGCGCGCCGTGCAAGAACTGCTGGGCCACTCGGACATCAAGACCACTCAGATCTATACCCACCTGGACTTCCAGCACCTGGCGACGGTCTATGACAGTGCCCATCCCAGGGCCAAACGTATCAAGGGCGACGAATCATGA
- a CDS encoding HAD family hydrolase, whose product MTIELITFDLDDTLWDTAPVIATAEAVLRQWLTDNAPNLGGLPVEHLFSIREQVLREEPGLKHRISALRRRVLFRALQEAGYDQWQASELADQGFETFLHARHQLEIFPEVQPTLEILANHFALGVVTNGNADVRRLGLADYFKFALCAEDIGIAKPDARLFHEALQRGGATAQTAVHVGDHPGDDIAGAQQAGLRAVWFNPAGKAWDAEHVPDAEIRSLTELPGLLAGWHGQP is encoded by the coding sequence ATGACCATCGAGCTCATCACTTTCGACCTCGACGACACTTTGTGGGACACCGCCCCGGTGATCGCCACGGCCGAAGCCGTTCTACGCCAGTGGCTGACCGACAACGCACCGAACCTGGGCGGCTTGCCGGTCGAGCATCTTTTTTCGATTCGCGAGCAGGTGCTGCGCGAAGAACCCGGCCTGAAGCATCGCATCAGCGCATTGCGACGGCGGGTGCTGTTCCGTGCGCTGCAAGAAGCCGGCTATGACCAATGGCAAGCGTCCGAGCTGGCAGACCAGGGGTTCGAGACGTTCCTGCACGCCCGCCATCAACTGGAAATTTTCCCCGAGGTGCAGCCCACCCTGGAAATCCTCGCCAACCACTTCGCCCTCGGCGTGGTCACCAATGGCAACGCCGATGTGCGTCGCCTGGGGCTGGCGGATTACTTCAAGTTCGCCCTCTGCGCCGAAGACATCGGCATCGCCAAACCTGATGCGCGGCTGTTCCACGAAGCCTTGCAGCGCGGTGGCGCCACGGCGCAGACCGCCGTGCATGTGGGGGACCACCCGGGCGATGACATCGCCGGCGCCCAACAGGCCGGCCTGCGGGCGGTGTGGTTCAACCCGGCAGGCAAGGCCTGGGATGCCGAGCACGTTCCGGATGCGGAGATTCGCAGCCTGACCGAGTTGCCGGGGTTGTTGGCGGGCTGGCACGGACAGCCCTGA